GGTTCTAAAGCAAAAGGGATTGAAGAGCTTCTGAAACGCACAACGATAAAAAGAGAAGATACGTTTTCTTTCGGTGATGCCTTAAATGATATCGAAATGCTTCAATCATCAGGTATGGGGATTGCGATGGGGAACGGAAGGCCTGAAGCGAAAAAAGCAGCCCATTATGTTACGAAACCAGTTGGTGAAGATGGGATTTGGCACGGTTTAAAACATGCAGGTCTAATATAGAATGTGAGGCGGACATAGCTTTTTTAGAGCTTGTCCGCTT
This genomic stretch from Fictibacillus marinisediminis harbors:
- a CDS encoding HAD hydrolase family protein translates to MRWHHHAIDVMPFGGSKAKGIEELLKRTTIKREDTFSFGDALNDIEMLQSSGMGIAMGNGRPEAKKAAHYVTKPVGEDGIWHGLKHAGLI